From Amycolatopsis sp. YIM 10, the proteins below share one genomic window:
- a CDS encoding PA containing protein, producing MTTDNHLGAPSFDRMRNMLVRAAEVRESEQQQIFDALDDIYARLAPVDSLGAVRKRLSELPDRTEVSVLAERLDEAMSRLEAQDNALAEIARAVDGLVDKLAKPFAQLDGRLDGVGARFEGVAGRMDGLEDKLQNIHRRIDELNGHLDKQDSKLDSIPQSVHGPVRERIDTAEATLRERIDAGDSDLRARIEDLDSATKDRIGQNTEALKTALTETGEMIDASDRLEKLGNRLEQVTNRLDDLGSRLDKVEDGFAAQLGDLDGSIKSGLSKVEGTLNARPDTDSVTSLVRKSNEESERRIGGQLDEAMATFAELMLGGGPASPQPVVAVSPPAPRQPRRARNGRAPKAADAKAKSSGEGEDSSDS from the coding sequence GTGACCACAGACAACCACCTTGGGGCCCCGTCCTTCGACCGGATGCGCAACATGCTGGTGCGCGCCGCCGAGGTCAGGGAGAGCGAGCAGCAGCAGATCTTCGACGCTCTCGACGACATCTACGCCCGTCTGGCCCCGGTGGACTCACTGGGCGCGGTGCGCAAGCGACTCTCCGAACTGCCCGACCGGACCGAGGTCAGCGTGCTGGCCGAGCGGCTGGACGAGGCGATGTCCCGGCTGGAAGCGCAGGACAACGCGCTCGCCGAGATCGCCCGCGCGGTGGACGGCCTGGTGGACAAGCTGGCCAAGCCGTTCGCCCAGCTCGACGGTCGGCTCGACGGCGTCGGCGCCCGGTTCGAAGGCGTGGCCGGCCGGATGGACGGCCTGGAGGACAAGCTCCAGAACATCCACCGCCGCATCGACGAGCTGAACGGCCACCTGGACAAGCAGGACAGCAAGCTCGACTCGATCCCGCAGTCGGTGCACGGCCCGGTGCGCGAGCGCATCGACACCGCCGAGGCCACGCTGCGTGAGCGGATCGACGCCGGCGACAGCGACCTGCGCGCCCGGATCGAGGACCTGGACAGCGCCACCAAGGACCGCATCGGCCAGAACACCGAGGCGCTCAAGACCGCGCTGACCGAGACCGGCGAGATGATCGACGCCTCCGACCGGCTGGAGAAGCTGGGCAACCGGCTCGAGCAGGTCACCAACCGCCTCGACGACCTCGGCAGCAGGCTGGACAAGGTCGAGGACGGCTTCGCCGCGCAGCTCGGCGACCTGGACGGCTCGATCAAGAGCGGCCTGTCGAAGGTCGAGGGCACGCTGAACGCCCGCCCCGACACCGACTCGGTGACCTCGCTGGTGCGCAAGAGCAACGAGGAGTCCGAGCGGCGCATCGGCGGCCAGCTGGACGAGGCGATGGCCACCTTCGCCGAGCTGATGCTCGGTGGCGGGCCCGCTTCGCCGCAGCCGGTGGTCGCGGTGTCCCCGCCCGCCCCGCGGCAGCCGCGGCGCGCCCGCAACGGCCGCGCGCCGAAGGCCGCCGACGCCAAGGCCAAGTCCTCCGGTGAGGGCGAAGACAGCAGCGACAGCTGA
- a CDS encoding thymidine phosphorylase, whose product MEPFAAVDVIRSKRDGGRLSDEQIDWVVGAYTRGVVAEEQMSALAMAIFLRGMDSGEIARWTGAMIDSGERLSPAVSRPTVDKHSTGGVGDKITLPLAPLVAACGAAVPQLSGRGLGHTGGTLDKLESIPGWRAALSTEEITRQLDEVGAVVCAATPSLAPADRKLYALRDVTATVESIPLIASSIMSKKIAEGSAGLVLDVKTGSGAFMKTRAQAVELAEALVAIGKAHGVATTALITEMGTPLGRAVGNAVEVAEAIEVLRGGGPADVVELTVALAREMLALAGLPEVDPAAVLASGEAYETWCRMIRAQDGDPEAALPVPKHVHIVEAPADGVLSTLDAYAVGVAAWRLGAGRARKEDPVQYAAGILCHAKPGDRVTAGAPLLELHTDTPEAVPSALRALDGSFTITDTAPAPSPVVLNTLR is encoded by the coding sequence GTGGAACCGTTCGCCGCCGTCGACGTCATCCGGTCCAAAAGGGACGGTGGACGGCTGAGCGACGAGCAGATCGACTGGGTGGTCGGCGCGTACACCCGCGGCGTGGTCGCCGAGGAGCAGATGTCCGCGCTGGCCATGGCGATCTTCCTGCGTGGCATGGATTCCGGCGAGATCGCGCGCTGGACCGGCGCGATGATCGACTCGGGCGAGCGCCTTTCGCCGGCGGTGTCCCGGCCGACCGTGGACAAGCACTCCACCGGCGGTGTCGGCGACAAGATCACCCTGCCGCTGGCGCCGCTGGTGGCCGCGTGCGGGGCGGCCGTGCCGCAGCTGTCCGGGCGCGGGCTCGGCCACACCGGCGGCACGCTCGACAAGCTGGAGTCCATTCCCGGCTGGCGGGCGGCGCTGTCCACCGAGGAGATCACCCGGCAGCTCGACGAGGTGGGCGCGGTGGTCTGCGCGGCGACGCCGTCGCTGGCCCCGGCGGACCGCAAGCTCTACGCGCTGCGGGACGTGACGGCCACCGTGGAGTCCATCCCGCTGATCGCCAGCTCGATCATGAGCAAGAAGATCGCCGAGGGCTCGGCGGGCCTGGTGCTGGACGTCAAGACCGGCTCCGGCGCGTTCATGAAAACCAGGGCGCAGGCCGTGGAACTGGCCGAGGCGCTGGTGGCCATCGGCAAGGCACACGGCGTGGCGACCACCGCGCTGATCACCGAGATGGGCACCCCGCTGGGCCGCGCGGTCGGCAACGCGGTGGAGGTGGCCGAGGCGATCGAGGTGCTGCGTGGTGGTGGTCCGGCGGACGTGGTCGAACTGACCGTGGCGCTGGCACGCGAGATGCTGGCGCTGGCCGGGCTGCCCGAGGTGGACCCGGCGGCCGTGCTGGCTTCGGGGGAGGCGTACGAGACCTGGTGCCGGATGATCCGCGCCCAGGACGGCGACCCGGAGGCCGCGCTGCCGGTGCCGAAGCACGTCCACATCGTGGAAGCTCCGGCGGACGGGGTGCTGTCCACACTGGACGCCTACGCGGTCGGCGTGGCCGCCTGGCGGCTCGGCGCCGGACGGGCGCGCAAGGAGGACCCGGTGCAGTACGCCGCGGGCATCCTGTGCCACGCGAAACCGGGAGACCGGGTCACCGCCGGGGCGCCCCTGCTGGAGCTGCACACCGACACCCCGGAAGCCGTCCCGAGCGCCCTGCGCGCCCTGGACGGCTCGTTCACCATCACCGACACGGCTCCCGCGCCGAGCCCGGTCGTCCTGAACACCTTGCGCTGA
- a CDS encoding cytidine deaminase, whose translation MTESSVDWDALRASAVRAAQLAYAPYSGLLVGVAAIVDDGREITGCNVENASYGLGLCAECTMAGQLRLSGGGRLVAVACRSGDGDLLMPCGRCRQLLYEHGGPECLVDTPSGILPMSQVLPDAFGPEHLPA comes from the coding sequence GTGACTGAGTCTTCTGTGGACTGGGACGCGTTGCGGGCGAGCGCGGTTCGCGCCGCGCAGCTCGCTTACGCGCCGTACTCGGGACTTCTGGTCGGCGTCGCGGCCATTGTGGACGATGGCCGCGAGATCACCGGGTGCAACGTGGAGAACGCCTCGTACGGGCTCGGCCTGTGCGCGGAGTGCACGATGGCCGGGCAGCTGCGGCTCTCCGGTGGTGGCCGCCTGGTCGCGGTCGCCTGCCGCAGCGGTGACGGCGACCTGCTGATGCCGTGCGGCCGGTGCCGCCAGCTGCTCTACGAACACGGCGGTCCCGAGTGCCTTGTGGACACCCCGAGCGGCATTCTCCCGATGTCCCAGGTGCTTCCGGACGCCTTCGGCCCGGAGCACCTGCCCGCATGA
- a CDS encoding ABC transporter permease: MTVTEAKPKRRLPGWARAMIWAAAALVVLSTTSYLTGVPDLTSSNTSQTALRLALPILLAGLGGLWAERSGVINIGLEGMMILGTWGAAWGAYYGGPWAGLVAAIVLGALGGLLHAIATVTFNVNHIVSGVALNLLGLGVAKYLASLVFRPLSGNPKQSPPVEKFDTYSATFLSDWLGDLEDAQRVGISDVAGIVRGLITGVSPLAMLAILLIPVSYWILWKTRFGLRLRSCGENPVAAESLGVNVYVHKYVALAVSGGLAGMGGASLVLLPGGADYLENQTNGRGFIGLAAMIFGNWRPGGLLGGAALFGYADGLQLSGGGSAVLALLYGAVILLGVIVVIQLIRRKWVAAALGVVGAGILYFIYWSNDELPSDLIPYSAHFVTIIVLAVASQRLRPPKKIGAKYRRGEGD, translated from the coding sequence ATGACCGTGACCGAGGCCAAGCCGAAGCGGCGGCTGCCGGGCTGGGCCCGCGCGATGATCTGGGCCGCGGCGGCGCTGGTGGTGCTGTCCACCACCTCGTACCTGACCGGCGTGCCCGACCTGACCTCGTCGAACACCTCGCAGACGGCGTTGCGCCTCGCCCTGCCGATCCTGCTGGCCGGGCTCGGCGGGCTGTGGGCCGAACGCTCCGGCGTGATCAACATCGGCCTCGAGGGCATGATGATCCTCGGCACCTGGGGCGCGGCCTGGGGTGCCTACTACGGCGGCCCGTGGGCCGGGCTGGTGGCCGCGATCGTGCTCGGCGCGCTCGGCGGCCTGCTGCACGCGATCGCCACGGTCACCTTCAACGTCAACCACATCGTCTCCGGGGTGGCGCTGAACCTGCTCGGCCTCGGCGTGGCGAAGTACCTGGCGAGCCTGGTGTTCCGGCCGCTGTCGGGCAATCCGAAGCAGTCGCCGCCGGTGGAGAAGTTCGACACCTACTCGGCCACCTTCCTCTCCGACTGGCTCGGTGACCTGGAGGACGCGCAGCGGGTCGGCATCTCCGACGTGGCGGGCATCGTGCGCGGCCTGATCACCGGTGTCTCACCGCTGGCCATGCTGGCGATCCTGCTGATCCCGGTGAGCTACTGGATTCTCTGGAAGACCCGGTTCGGCCTGCGCCTGCGTTCGTGCGGGGAGAACCCGGTGGCCGCGGAGTCCCTCGGCGTGAACGTCTACGTGCACAAGTACGTGGCGCTCGCGGTGTCCGGCGGGCTCGCCGGCATGGGTGGCGCCTCGCTGGTGCTGCTGCCCGGTGGCGCGGACTACCTGGAGAACCAGACCAACGGCCGCGGCTTCATCGGCCTGGCCGCGATGATCTTCGGCAACTGGCGGCCGGGCGGCCTGCTCGGTGGCGCGGCGCTGTTCGGGTACGCCGACGGCCTGCAGCTCTCCGGTGGCGGGTCGGCGGTGCTGGCGCTGCTCTACGGCGCGGTGATCCTGCTCGGCGTGATCGTGGTGATCCAGCTGATCCGCCGCAAGTGGGTGGCGGCCGCGCTGGGCGTGGTCGGCGCCGGGATCCTGTACTTCATCTACTGGTCCAACGACGAACTGCCGAGCGACCTGATCCCGTACTCGGCGCACTTCGTCACGATCATCGTGCTGGCGGTGGCGTCGCAGCGACTGCGGCCACCGAAGAAGATCGGCGCGAAGTACCGGCGAGGCGAAGGTGACTGA
- a CDS encoding ABC transporter permease, with product MSSWRTKLLPPLLAIVFAVLICTVALLISGADPLRAFGTMIAQLFKGTTAIDTLNLATPYYLAGLAVAIGFQMNLFNIGVEGQYRFAAVVAAIAGGALHLPPVIHAVVIILVAVLAGMLYAAIPAVLKVTRGVSEVISTIMLNSIVIGIIAFLINPDQFGVQRGNNVHTEPIDGSGLIPGIPLGGLGELFGFVLIAIAVGGAYWFMLNRTRFGFELKASGESTTAAAAGGVNAKKMTLIAMLLSGGVAGLVALPELLGRDHVYAITAAQGYGFTGIAVALLGRNHPAGIALGAVLWAFLDKSAVSLEQIQVPKEIATIMQGTIVLSVVVAYEIVRRADLAAEQRRVGRALAGNGRKRGKPADVSEGGAV from the coding sequence ATGAGTTCGTGGCGCACCAAGCTGCTGCCACCACTGCTGGCGATCGTGTTCGCCGTGCTGATCTGCACGGTGGCGCTGCTGATCTCCGGGGCCGACCCGCTGCGGGCGTTCGGCACGATGATCGCCCAGTTGTTCAAGGGCACCACCGCGATCGACACGCTGAACCTGGCCACGCCGTACTACCTGGCCGGGCTCGCGGTGGCGATCGGCTTCCAGATGAACCTGTTCAACATCGGCGTGGAGGGCCAGTACCGGTTCGCCGCGGTGGTCGCCGCGATCGCCGGTGGCGCGCTGCACCTGCCGCCGGTCATCCACGCCGTGGTGATCATCCTGGTCGCGGTGCTGGCGGGCATGCTCTACGCGGCCATCCCGGCGGTGCTGAAGGTGACCCGCGGGGTCAGCGAGGTCATCTCGACGATCATGCTGAACTCGATCGTCATCGGCATCATCGCCTTCCTGATCAATCCCGACCAGTTCGGCGTGCAACGCGGCAACAACGTGCACACCGAGCCGATCGACGGTTCCGGCCTGATCCCCGGCATCCCGCTCGGCGGCCTCGGTGAGCTGTTCGGCTTCGTGCTGATCGCCATCGCGGTCGGCGGCGCGTACTGGTTCATGCTCAACCGCACGCGCTTCGGCTTCGAGCTGAAGGCCAGCGGCGAGTCGACCACCGCCGCCGCGGCCGGTGGTGTGAACGCCAAGAAGATGACGCTGATCGCGATGCTGCTCTCCGGTGGGGTCGCCGGGCTGGTCGCGCTGCCGGAACTGCTCGGCCGCGACCACGTCTACGCCATCACCGCCGCGCAGGGCTACGGCTTCACCGGCATCGCGGTGGCGCTGCTCGGCCGCAACCACCCCGCCGGCATCGCGCTCGGCGCGGTGCTGTGGGCCTTCCTGGACAAGTCGGCGGTTTCCCTGGAGCAGATCCAGGTGCCGAAGGAGATCGCCACCATCATGCAGGGCACGATCGTGCTGTCCGTCGTGGTCGCGTACGAGATCGTGCGGCGCGCCGACCTGGCCGCCGAACAGCGGCGCGTCGGCCGGGCACTGGCGGGCAACGGCCGCAAGCGCGGCAAGCCGGCCGACGTCAGCGAAGGGGGTGCGGTGTGA
- a CDS encoding ABC transporter ATP-binding protein yields the protein MTQPQPEPGSRRPVVELTGITKRFPGVVANSDVNLTVYEGEVHAVCGENGAGKSTLMKILYGMQRPDEGTITVNGTQVELRNPQDAIRAGIGMVHQHFMLADNLTVRENVLLGAESLHGIGRAAKARLAELAERTGLRADPDVLLEDLGVADRQRVEIVKVLYRGAKIVILDEPTAVLVPQEVDALFETVRDMQRQGFTFIFISHKLDEVRAIADSVTVIRRGTTVGSADPKKISSRELAEMMVGSELPSPETRESTVTDRDVLRISGLRLEVDGSDRAVLDDISFSVRAGEVLGVAGVEGNGQTELVETIMGMRKATGGTVELVDADGKARNLTKLGTLARREAGIGYIAEDRTRHSLLLTQPLWANRILGYQTRKPVASGQLLDIAGARKDTERIVADYDVRTPGIDVPAAALSGGNQQKLVVGRELSGDPVLLIASHPTRGVDVGAQALIWEQIRVARANGLAVLLISADLDELIGLSDTIRVMLRGRLVSEADPATVTPQELGSAMTGAAEEGEVA from the coding sequence ATGACACAGCCGCAGCCCGAGCCCGGGTCACGCAGGCCGGTGGTCGAACTGACCGGGATCACCAAGCGCTTTCCCGGCGTGGTCGCCAACTCCGACGTCAATCTGACCGTGTACGAGGGCGAGGTGCACGCGGTCTGCGGGGAGAACGGCGCCGGCAAGTCCACCCTGATGAAGATCCTCTACGGCATGCAGCGGCCGGACGAGGGCACCATCACCGTCAACGGTACCCAGGTCGAGCTGCGCAACCCGCAGGACGCGATCAGGGCCGGGATCGGCATGGTGCACCAGCACTTCATGCTCGCCGACAACCTGACCGTGCGCGAGAACGTGCTGCTCGGCGCCGAGTCGCTGCACGGCATCGGCCGCGCGGCCAAGGCGCGGCTGGCCGAACTGGCCGAGCGCACCGGCCTGCGCGCCGATCCGGACGTGCTGCTGGAGGACCTCGGCGTGGCCGACCGCCAGCGGGTCGAGATCGTCAAGGTGCTCTACCGCGGCGCGAAGATCGTCATCCTGGACGAGCCGACCGCGGTGCTGGTGCCGCAGGAGGTCGACGCGCTGTTCGAGACCGTGCGCGACATGCAGCGCCAGGGTTTCACCTTCATCTTCATCTCGCACAAGCTCGACGAGGTGCGCGCGATCGCCGACTCGGTGACGGTGATCCGCCGCGGCACCACGGTCGGCTCGGCCGACCCGAAGAAGATCAGCTCGCGCGAGCTGGCCGAGATGATGGTCGGCAGCGAACTGCCCAGCCCGGAGACCCGCGAATCCACCGTTACCGATCGCGACGTGCTCCGGATCTCGGGGCTGCGCCTGGAGGTCGACGGCTCGGACCGCGCGGTGCTCGACGACATCTCGTTCAGCGTGCGCGCCGGTGAGGTGCTCGGCGTGGCCGGGGTCGAGGGCAACGGGCAGACCGAGCTGGTCGAGACGATCATGGGCATGCGCAAGGCCACCGGCGGCACGGTCGAACTGGTCGACGCCGACGGCAAGGCCCGCAACCTGACCAAGCTCGGCACGCTCGCCCGCCGCGAGGCCGGTATCGGCTACATCGCCGAGGACCGCACGCGGCACAGCCTCCTGCTGACACAACCGTTGTGGGCCAACAGAATTCTCGGGTACCAGACGCGCAAACCGGTGGCCAGCGGGCAACTGCTGGACATCGCGGGCGCGCGCAAGGACACCGAGCGGATCGTCGCCGACTACGACGTGCGGACCCCGGGCATCGACGTGCCCGCCGCCGCGCTCTCCGGCGGCAACCAGCAGAAGCTCGTGGTGGGCCGGGAACTCTCCGGCGACCCGGTGCTGCTGATCGCCTCGCACCCGACGCGCGGCGTGGACGTCGGCGCGCAGGCGCTGATCTGGGAGCAGATCCGCGTCGCCCGCGCGAACGGGCTGGCCGTGCTGCTGATCTCCGCGGACCTGGACGAGCTGATCGGGCTGTCCGACACGATCCGCGTCATGCTGCGCGGGCGCCTGGTCAGCGAGGCCGATCCGGCGACCGTGACGCCGCAGGAACTGGGCTCGGCGATGACCGGTGCCGCTGAAGAAGGTGAAGTCGCATGA
- a CDS encoding BMP family protein — protein MAGVLALAGCAKDSGNTGGDAAAPADQGAQGCVTAPKPPAAAPGATSQAQDGEKVDASKLKVGLAYDVGGRGDASFNDAAAAGADKAKAELGVPAISESTATGTESEDSKQQRLNQMATEGFNPIIAVGFAYADSIKAVAPKFPDTKFAIVDDDSVQAPNVTPLVFAEEQGSFLAGVAAVYKSKSCHVGFVGGVDTPLIQKFEAGFLQGVKAASSKAKIEDEYLTPAGDISGFNDPGKGNIKAAAQINKGADVIYHAAGASGKGVFEAAKSSGKALAIGVDSDQYNQKTVENAKDVIITSMIKRVDVAVFDFIKAVAKGDTTTLPKRFDLKVDGVGYATSGGKVDDIKDVLDGYKAQIISGAITVSDKPQK, from the coding sequence ATGGCCGGTGTGCTGGCGCTGGCCGGTTGTGCGAAGGATTCCGGCAACACCGGCGGTGATGCCGCCGCACCCGCCGACCAGGGCGCGCAGGGTTGCGTCACCGCGCCCAAGCCGCCCGCCGCGGCCCCTGGCGCGACGAGCCAGGCCCAGGACGGCGAGAAGGTGGACGCCTCCAAGCTGAAGGTCGGACTGGCCTACGACGTGGGCGGCCGCGGGGACGCCTCGTTCAACGACGCCGCCGCCGCGGGTGCCGACAAGGCCAAGGCCGAACTGGGCGTGCCGGCGATCAGCGAGAGCACCGCCACCGGCACCGAGTCCGAGGACTCGAAGCAGCAGCGCCTCAACCAGATGGCCACCGAGGGCTTCAACCCGATCATCGCGGTCGGCTTCGCCTACGCGGACTCCATCAAGGCGGTCGCGCCGAAGTTCCCGGACACCAAGTTCGCCATCGTCGACGACGACTCGGTGCAGGCGCCGAACGTCACCCCGCTGGTCTTCGCCGAGGAGCAGGGCTCGTTCCTGGCCGGCGTCGCCGCGGTCTACAAGAGCAAGAGCTGCCACGTCGGCTTTGTCGGCGGCGTGGACACCCCGCTGATCCAGAAGTTCGAGGCGGGCTTCCTGCAGGGCGTGAAGGCGGCTTCGTCCAAGGCCAAGATCGAGGACGAGTACCTCACGCCGGCCGGTGACATCTCCGGGTTCAACGACCCCGGCAAGGGCAACATCAAGGCCGCCGCGCAGATCAACAAGGGCGCGGACGTCATCTACCACGCCGCCGGCGCCTCCGGCAAGGGCGTGTTCGAGGCCGCGAAGTCCTCCGGCAAGGCGCTGGCCATCGGGGTGGACTCCGACCAGTACAACCAGAAGACGGTGGAGAACGCCAAGGACGTGATCATCACCTCGATGATCAAGCGCGTCGACGTGGCGGTCTTCGACTTCATCAAGGCCGTGGCCAAGGGTGACACCACCACCCTGCCCAAGCGGTTCGACCTCAAGGTCGACGGTGTCGGCTACGCCACCTCCGGTGGCAAGGTCGACGACATCAAGGACGTGCTGGACGGGTACAAGGCGCAGATCATCAGCGGCGCCATCACCGTGTCCGACAAGCCGCAGAAGTAA
- a CDS encoding glycoside hydrolase family 97 protein, with product MRKRAIAAAVLVAGSMTVAVPALGAAGEHWTITAPGMSTRAGAPVAEVALDQAGRLSLGVRRGATTVLEQSALGLEAAHADFTTGLELTGLTQRVVSEQYSTVTGRRKQHSLEASELTLKLTAESGQPFELVVRVAADGVAYRYVVPSPKWVTVVREASEFRVPGEADSFLLPYDNGRGDYESAHTHAKVSAQAPVEYGYPSLFHVGDSWLALMESDLDGRYGGSRLKLDDGSFRLVLPDPTETSTGPLATPWRTMVVGDLATVTESDLGTDLASPSKIADTSWIKPGVAAWSWWAEGTGDLQKQKNYVDYASKQGWEYNLVDSGWDASWIPELVTYSNQRNVKTWLWVRWQTIDTDSEREKLFKQYADWGAAGLKIDFVESDGQDRMRWYDEVFEAAAKYRLMLNFHGAPIPRGTERTWPHVVTVEAVKGAEGTKPKPGRQPFPAEHYLTLPFTRNLTGSMDFTPVTFSGVRPNSDAGELALSVVYESGVQHFADSPANYAKQPLAEQLLRVVPTTWDETKLLDGDPGKRAVLARRSGAEWFVGGIIAGEATRLSTGLGFLPPGNWIAEVYADGADQKITFSTQQVTPASVLDLPVAKHGGFTVHLRPAS from the coding sequence ATGAGGAAACGCGCGATAGCGGCCGCCGTGCTGGTGGCCGGTTCGATGACCGTCGCCGTGCCCGCGCTCGGCGCCGCGGGCGAGCACTGGACGATCACCGCGCCCGGGATGTCCACGCGGGCGGGCGCTCCGGTCGCGGAGGTGGCGCTGGACCAGGCGGGCAGGCTGAGCCTCGGCGTGCGCCGCGGGGCGACCACCGTGCTGGAGCAGTCGGCGCTGGGCCTGGAGGCGGCGCACGCCGACTTCACCACCGGGCTGGAACTCACCGGCCTGACCCAGCGGGTGGTCAGCGAGCAGTACTCCACCGTCACCGGGCGCCGGAAGCAGCACAGCCTGGAGGCGTCCGAGCTGACGCTGAAGCTGACCGCCGAATCCGGGCAGCCGTTCGAGCTGGTGGTGCGGGTGGCCGCGGACGGGGTCGCCTACCGGTACGTCGTGCCGAGCCCGAAATGGGTGACCGTGGTGCGGGAGGCCTCGGAGTTCCGGGTGCCCGGCGAGGCGGACTCCTTCCTGCTGCCCTACGACAACGGCCGCGGCGACTACGAAAGCGCGCACACGCACGCGAAGGTGTCCGCCCAGGCGCCGGTGGAATACGGCTACCCGTCGCTGTTCCACGTCGGCGACAGCTGGCTGGCCCTCATGGAGTCCGATTTGGACGGACGATACGGCGGCTCCCGGCTGAAGCTGGACGACGGCTCGTTCCGGCTCGTGCTGCCCGATCCGACGGAGACCTCGACCGGGCCGCTGGCCACACCGTGGCGCACGATGGTGGTCGGCGACCTGGCCACGGTCACCGAGAGCGATCTGGGCACCGACCTGGCGAGCCCGTCGAAGATCGCCGACACCTCGTGGATCAAGCCGGGCGTCGCGGCCTGGTCGTGGTGGGCCGAAGGCACCGGTGACCTGCAGAAGCAGAAGAACTACGTGGACTACGCGAGCAAGCAGGGCTGGGAGTACAACCTGGTCGACTCCGGCTGGGACGCGAGCTGGATCCCCGAACTGGTGACCTACTCGAACCAGCGGAACGTGAAGACGTGGCTGTGGGTGCGCTGGCAGACCATCGACACCGACAGCGAGCGCGAGAAGCTGTTCAAGCAGTACGCCGACTGGGGCGCGGCCGGGCTCAAGATCGACTTCGTGGAGTCCGACGGGCAGGACCGCATGCGCTGGTACGACGAGGTCTTCGAGGCGGCGGCGAAGTACCGGCTGATGCTGAACTTCCACGGCGCGCCGATCCCGCGCGGCACCGAGCGGACCTGGCCGCACGTGGTCACCGTGGAGGCGGTCAAGGGCGCGGAGGGCACCAAGCCCAAGCCGGGCAGGCAGCCGTTCCCCGCCGAGCACTACCTGACCCTGCCGTTCACCAGGAACCTCACCGGCTCGATGGACTTCACCCCGGTGACCTTCAGCGGGGTGCGGCCGAACAGCGACGCCGGTGAGCTGGCGTTGTCCGTGGTGTACGAATCCGGGGTGCAGCACTTCGCGGACAGCCCGGCCAACTACGCGAAGCAGCCGCTGGCCGAGCAACTGCTCCGCGTGGTGCCGACGACCTGGGACGAGACGAAGCTGCTCGACGGCGACCCCGGCAAGCGGGCCGTGCTGGCGCGGCGCTCCGGCGCCGAGTGGTTCGTCGGCGGCATCATCGCCGGGGAGGCGACGCGGCTGTCCACCGGTCTCGGCTTCCTGCCGCCCGGGAACTGGATCGCCGAGGTGTACGCGGACGGTGCCGACCAGAAGATCACCTTCTCGACGCAGCAGGTGACCCCGGCTTCGGTGCTCGACCTGCCGGTGGCGAAGCACGGCGGTTTCACCGTGCACCTGCGACCCGCGTCCTGA